GTGAAACTTTATCAAAACATTGTAACTTGCCACGAAGTTGGAAAGCAAAAACAACTCGCGTAAAAAGTGCTCAGTTTACATTGAAAATTTTCTTACTTGTGTGAAAATTGTACTCAACAATGCACACGTGCAAAGCACGTGCATTCGACTAGTATAAAGTTATCCATGTCTACATAAGTGCCGATGTATAAGAAATACCAAACAACTTATTAAATATATCTTTTTTGTGTGCAGAATTTATCTTCCTTTTAGTATGTTTTTCATTACAAACAAAATAATAAGCATAGACCTCTTTTTCCGGCGAACCAAACTATGATAATCTTGTGCTTTTAGAACAAAATAATAGTTGTCTTACTTCTATCTTTTGAAAATGATTGTTCATAAATTATCGCTGGTAGTTCTGTGACCTTGTCCCAGTGGAGGTGATCCTGTTGTCGACCTCTTCCAATGGACCTAAGTTACGCCTTTATATTGCTATCATAGAAAATGAAACAGATTGAGTTGACATTTGTCCAATATAATTAGTTGGGTGGCTCTTTACATTTGTCAGATTATTCATGTTTTCATTATATTTATTCATTCATAACATATTACATTGATACACTGGTATGCTCTTGCGTACTTTGCAAAAAAATATTTATTTGCTATATATTCCAAATATCATAATataatttctttagaaaaataGCCTTTTGGACTTCAGAGGATCAAATTTTAGCAAGGTGGTTCAGTGTATTTCGGCAGCAAGATTACATTACTTATATTGTTTAACAATATGTTTTGCCACTAAGATTTCTTTGCATGCATTGTTGTTTTGCCTTTGTCAAGCTAAATTACCACAACATATATACATTACTGACTTCTAAATTTTACCATTTTTTTTAAGTTTTACAGTAGTTCACGTTGAATTATTACGGTTTGGTCATTTATCACTTTGCAGCGTGGCATATTTTCTTATTCCACTACTTAGAAAGTTGTGCAAAGTCCACCATGCTCGAACGCAATATTTTCCACGCTCTCTCGCTATATTTACACCTTTTTCTGGTAAATAAATCATCACTATACTTTCTCTTGTTTATTATTCTATATGCCCGGCCTTTAGCCACCACGCTATGATTCCTTATTGAACCACACATCTCATCGCTAGTCCTCACTATGGGATGGTCACACAACTCTTATTTTATTTGTAAATTTCTTCTTATTTTAAATCTTGCATTAAGTTCTAGTCCTGACAATTAGTTCTCTGCCGCGTCAAAATTTTGACCGATTTTCTAACCCCTGACTCACATCGCATGGGTTGAAGACTGAGGTCCCTCATTCTTTCTCGCTCATAGTCTTAGCATTCATGATTTACGATTTCCACATCACAACATTTTCTGTTTGTTGGTACAATATCCTCACTCATGATAATAACATGGCGTTGTTGATCCACCTATTCTTTCTAACGAATATCATGCTTGACTGATAATAACATGTATATACTATTTGGATTTTTTTCTAGTCTACCACTTGTTTGTCACTTTAAGTCGTTGTGAAATATGTCTCTCAACACTAATTATTTTCTTTAGAGAGATTGATGTTGCATGGTCCTGATATGTACATAAACTTGTAATCTCCATAGTGTGCCTCTTTATCATGCGATAAACTATTAATTGTGTGTATCACCGCCAATTTTTCTATTTGAAATACACGTTTTAGCTGTAAAAAATATATAAACAATTCTCACTTATATATATAAAAATTATCCAACATAAGCGTAAATTTTTATTAGGAAATACTAAACTATGAATGAATTTGTTTTCCATATTTTTGAATCATTTCAAATatgatttaaaaaaattcaaatattggTCTCACGGGAGCCCAAACTCAAAATGTATGCATGACTCTGCTGTTCTGTctgctgttccatagttttatttTCTTAATCCAAACTTCATACGATGATGATATATAGAAGAAAAAATAGACATGAATAAAAAACAAAGAGGGAGATCACGTGAATGTGCAATTCTCGAAGTAAGGAGAACAAGGCGTGACTAAATCCAAAATTGCACGTGTCCATGTAGTACAGGTTCTTTCACAGTTCCTTTTTTGGAGTTAATTCTTTTGTACTGTATATGCATATGCATGTGTCTTTGGGAGATATATAGACTTTCTAACTGCATGTTGAATCTGATTGCCTATGTGCCTGTGTGCCCACCTTTTTCAACAGGCTGCATGTGATACGTTGTAGTAATAGTTGCACCTCGTATATATTGTGCGTAACTCTTAGACCTTCAGATCTTAACCGTTATAATCAAGATCAACCGATAAAATGATTTTAGCCTATGTGGACGAATAGACTCACTCTGTTCCATACTACAAGAACGTTTTTTTGTGTAAAAAACGTTCTTGTATTATGGGACTAGTTGTGTTGCCTATTTCTTATCCACGTGAGAATTTAGTGCGTGTCCGTCGATTTTGGCGATGAGCATCAGCATAACCCAAGGTCGAGCCGCGGATGCCGTATCCGGCCACAGCGCAAGGCCTCATCTTGACCTCAACGGATGCAGGGACGATGTGGCTTGCCACACTGTCACAACCGCAGAGGAGGAAGATGGTTCACAGGTTAGGGTGCATGTTCGCGTTGGCTATTGATGCTGGAAAGATAGGGGTTTAAAGCGATGATTGGGCGGTCATGGCCAAACGCGTGGCTCAGGCAGGCCGAAGAGGCGTGGAAACACCGCTGGACCtaggcggtggcaggcggttcggCTTGGATTGTAGGGCGATGGAGGAAGAAtgtgagaggaagaagatgaatagTGTGCCCGAGAAAGAGGTAGAAGATGATGCTCAACTAAATTTACAGAAAAACAGTGGCCTGATGTTTGGGCAATCTCATAGCTAATTTGCTTTTTATGTGTACAAAAATTCAACTAATACAAAGTAATACATACTTTATAAAAAAACAGATTCATAGGCATGAGTTCAGAAGAAAAAACATGCAAACAATATATATTAGTGCATATACATACCTCAAAACAAAAGAACCTCGGCAATGCACGTAAAGCACTCCCTGGTGGTACACTGCATAGCACTGGCGTGGCCCACCGTACGTTGGCTCAACTCGATCCACAAGCATGTCTCGAACTGTTCCCGCCGGCTGACCTTGGCCGGCAAAGGTCCTCTCCTGCCACTCTGATGTCTCCAATGAGAACACATTCAATGTCCATGGAGTCGGTGGCCATTCTGATTCCATCAAGCGGCACGTGTCATTATCCTCGTTCACATATGGCGGGCCAAGAGATGGTGGCTTCTCTATCCTGCCTTTTTCGTCGGCTCTCCTTGTTAGCTCCTCGGGCCCAGGTATAACAGGGATCACTAACACCTTGTCCTGGGGTGACATGGCTGGATCAAAGGCAAGGTATATACCGCCCACCGGCCACCAGGCCCAAGGAATGAGTGTCCACCGCCGTGTCATGGGGTTGCACACGCAGAGCTCGTAGGTTCCCATGTCGCAGAGGAGGAGGACGTTGTTGTGGTCGAGGACCGACCACCAAAAGCGCATGTGGTTGTCGCTGGGCAGGAAGTCGAACATGGCATCGATCATGGAGTTGGGGGAGGGGCGGGCGAAGAGGTGCGGCCGCTCGTGGTCGATGTAGTTGATGAATAGGTCGTGTACCTTGTGCGTGTTGAGATACCTCCGGCCTATGATGGGCCGCCACGGCGCTTTGTCGTCAGCGCACGGCGGCCGGGCCGCGGCGAGGGCGCCCCTCCACGCAAGCAAGAGGCGGAGGACGTGCGCTGCGTTCCTCGACATGGTGGCGGTGGGATGGATGCATACGGATGCGGTGTCGCCTTTAGGTTAGGTTTGCACTAGTAGGAGGAGGCGGCGCGTGGCTGCGCTTGCGCCACAATTGATGGGATGCATCCGGccgtaagagcatctccactcgcctCCCCCCCCTCCTCCCCCAACATGTTTCCCAGGGCTCTTTTTTTAGCGCCGACGCTGAAAAATCAGCCCTGTCGCGCCCCCAGGACCTTGTTCATCGCCGGTTTGGGCCAAAATAACAGCCGGCGATCCCGAGCCAAACCCAAGCCTCCGGGGGGTGCTTGGGGGCGCCAGCCAAAGCCAAAAGGCACGTGGGTCCGCTCTGTCGGCGAGAGACAAGCCTTTTCCCACCTATCCCCCACTTTTCCATCCATTTCCCATTGCTTCCCCCTTCTGCCCCTCTTCTCCCGCTCCCCGCCATCCGGCGGGCATCCCGCCATGCCTCCGAAGAAGTACTCGGCCCCTCATGCCGCTgccacccagccgaagcagaggaaacCGAGGGCGCCGCCGGCAAAACCACCGGGCATGTCGACCGCCGACTGGAGGGCGGAGGTTTAGCGTCGAGAAGCTGTCACCACCGGCCGGATGTTCGTATGCTCACCATGTACCGCTAGGACAACAACGACCAAGAGTTCAAGTTCCTCCACGTGTTCACCCCGATTGATATGTGCGAGAAGTGGGTGGATGTCCGACGCACCATCGCCaaaggccaaggagacgtacaagccggacgcgGCGACGCCGGGGCGGCTGATGGTTGCCCAGACGGCAACAAACAAGCCAAGATGGCGAAGGAGGTGGCGCCGGCTGCCGAGCGGCTTCAAGCATCCATAGAGCAATGCATCGATGACGCCAAGAACCACGACGCCCAAAAGGAAGAGAAATTCTAGCCGCGGTGGTCGGTGTTGGTGACGAACAGCGTCGTCAAGCtcaacctactccggaccaacATCGCTGCGAACCAGAGGAAAAACGACCTGGCGTTGTTGATCGGGGGACATGTCGACGATGGACGAGCAGGTCAAGGCATGGTACCTGGCCGAGCGCGGCCTCATCTTGAACCAGATGTCGTCGACGACCGCGCCAACTCCAAAGCCGaccccaacgccgccaccaagcctGAGTGACGATGCCGCAACGATGCCCAGCACAGAAGCCACGCCAAAGCCGACCAGCCCGAGCACAGAAGCCACGCCGATGCCGAGCACGCCTACGCTCACCAGTCCGACGCCGGAGGAGTCCGCCGTCGTTTGATGCGTTGCTTGCGCGTCCTTCCTTTTGAACGCCGAACTTTCGAGTATGTTTGATCGCCGAACTGTAATGATGATCGCCGAACTTTGTGGCAGCTGTTGATCACCGAACTTGTGGCGTTTTTTTTTGGTAGCGGGAAATGGCAAATTTAAACTTATGCACGTCTTGGGGGCCGAAACCTGGGGGCATCGCTGGGAACTGGATCGCCCCCGGGGCCAAAAAAGTGTCGGCGCTTGGGCGAAACCACAATCGTCGGGTGTGCTGGGTggccgaacgagtggagatgctctatgCTCTAACGTCCAAGTGCAAAATATTGGGTCGGCTGTTTGCTCGGTTTGCATGCTGGAATCCAATTAGGAGGACCACTTGGCGCCGCTTTAATAAGCACCAATTTTTTTTCCGAGCTCGCTACTGTGAAATGTGAAAAATAAAACATCTATTTGTTGGTTCAGAAATTTAAAAACCAGCAACGACAGCTTTAAACATGGATTTAgaaaaattcacaaattttaaaaaaagtttcatgaatttagaaaaaagttcacaaattcaatAATGCTCGCACATTTACATAAGTTGGTGAATTTGAAATTGATTGCAAAATTTCAAAAAGTTTGTGGATTTGGTTTAGGAAAAGTACATGGGATTTGTAAAAGATCATGAATCTGAAAAACTTTGTGAATttaaaaaggttcacaaatttgaaaaaaaaggttTGTGGATTGGAAAAAATGTGAATTTGAAATATATTCATGGATTTGGAAAATATACGAATTTGAAAAGAGTTAAcggaatttttttaaaaattgtgTATCCAACAAAGTTCATGAATATGAAAacattcatggatttgaaaaaggttccatgaatttgtaaaaagttcatgcatttaaaaaatattcgtTAATATTAGGTTCCCTGATTTAAAAGaaaatcataaatttgaaaaaagtttttatATTTGGAAAGCATTGGTCGATTTGAACATCtaggtaaaaaaagaaaaaaaaagaaagaaaaaatgaaaagaataaCAGAAGGAAAAAAGAACAGAAAGAAAACCAAACTGGAAGAATATAGAAGCTTCCTAAAATCGGGATGCAGATTCGCTCGGGAAACCTGGCACGCTTTGTGAACGAGAAGGAAAAAAAGTAAACAGGTCGAGCCCAGGATAAAAGGGGGTGGGCCACCATGTTTGGGTAGGACAGCCCGGTGATCTTTTGGTCATGCTCATAAACATTGTGAGGATTTGAAATAAAGCTTCGTGAGATTGTCTTAAAAAAAATAGTTCATCTGCTAAATACTCTGTAAAAAAAGCATACTGTAAAATTGTTTCTAAACTTGTTTCAAGTGTGCTCCACAAAGTACAATCAGATATTCATCTGTTGTGGTGGTACGTTCACCAACCTACCCCCTCCCTCCCGCAGCCGCCCCTTGTGAATCTACGCTACCCTCCACCTTCGGCTATCGCTCCGATGACATGGGATGGATGGGAAAGGATACCCGCCTCTTGTTTGATGTGTAGAAAGTTTTTGTTTTGTTAGGCTTTAATATCATGGCGATGTCATGGTGACGATTGTACTTTGTTGAATAAAAGTCGTATGGATCTAATACTACCTCATTTTGATTTAGTCCAGTGTTGACGATGAGGTTGGGAGTTTTTTAATCTCTAATGGTCTTCATGGATGGCAGGTTGgttctctttgttcttccttggcGGACATTGTTGGTGACAGTATTGTTTTCTTCAACAATCCCTTCTTTCAAGGTTTTGCGAGCAAGGTGGGCGTAGGAGGGTGTGTAGCGGCGGGCAGGGTGGTTNNNNNNNNNNTAGGAATGTGATGGCACCGACCTACACTAGTGGTGAATTTGGGGGTTTAAAGACATTGAGGATCTGATCGTGGTATTTCCCTCGTTGTTAGGGGTTTGcacaaatacaatgcaaacagcTTCTGAGTATACTGAACCTGCAACATGAGTTTATGGACTAGCCCACTGCTTGCTTGTCCGAGGACTAATTCATTCCCGCCAGACCAGTTGTTTTATCCAAGTGTAAGTTCTATCCGGATCATAATAACCGAACTGTTCATATTTTCTTTCCTATGAATAATTGAGGTATTTCATTTCTTAAAGAGGTACTAGAGCCATGTCCACAATAATGTTGATTTGACTTTAATTTGGCCTCTTCTAAATATGACTAATACAGTATAAGAGTTTTTGCTAGGGAGTGAGAAATTTCGTTTCTAAATATGACTAATACAGTACAAGAGTTAAAATTCAGAGGTTAGCAACTCATTGGCTAGACGAAAGAAGAGTGGTAAAACATCCCAGTAGCAACATGGCAGGTGACAGAGTAGCACAATATGATTGAGATTTTTTTTTCACATTAGCACAAGTTAGCTATTGCATTTGCATAACAATTTGCCTGAATCCATCTAGCTAAATTGAGATGTTTCTTGTTAATCGCAGTTAAGCTTTCTTCGGTGATTTCAGACACAGGTCAGTACGGCTGATGAAAAAAGTAGAATACACGCGATTCAGGGAACGTTCCTGCATAGCATATCACATAGATCGGCACACGCCCCAGCACGTTTTTACCGCGTGCTGCGTAGCTGTACAATGTTCTGAGATGGAAATTACTTTCATGTAGAGAGATTCAGCCAAGATAACACCGCAAGGACCAACAATTCTATTCCATTCCATTCATATTCATACACAGACAGATGCAACCACAACGCACGCACTCAGAATTTCAGAAACCCACAGGAAGACAGGAACAGCGGGAGcagagcagcggcagcggcaggtcAATCAGCCGCCGAATCCGTAGAGGGTGCGGCCCTGTCGCTTGAGCGCGTAGACGACGTCCATGGCGGTGACGGTCTTGCGGCGGGCGTGCTCAGTGTAGGTGACGGCGTCGCGGATGNNNNNNNNNNNNNNNNNNNNNNNNNNNNNNNNNNNNNNNNNNNNNNNNNNNNNNNNNNNNNNNNNNNNNNNNNNNNNNNNNNNNcgttctcgaggaagatcttgagcacgccgcgggtctcctcgtagatgagcccCGAGATGCGCTTCACGCCGCCACGGCGAGCCAGCCGCCGGATGGCCGGCTTGGTGATGCCCTGGATGTTGTCCCGCAGCACCTTCCGGTGGCGCTTGGCGCCGCCCTTGCCCAGCCCCTTCCCGCCCTTGCCGCGGCCGGACATGGTCAACGGCTTCCTTCCTTCCTTTGAGCTGCGAGCGGGCGGATTGGCTCGGATGGATTTGGAGGGGAACGGTGGTGGCTGCGTCTGCTGGAGTGCGGTGGGGAGAAGGGGAATTTAACTAGGGAGGAGGGTCCGCCTGCCGTTGGATCCGGACGCAGTGGACGGTCAAGATGTCGATCCGGGAGAGTGATGGCGCGGATCACTGACGTGGCTCTCAAATTTCGTCCGGTGAGGTGCGCGGGAACTTACAAAAAATTGGAGAGCTTTTGCCGTTTCCAAGCGAAAGTCATCCTCCGTTTGATTCGCTCGTTTCATTTCATCCGGAGGGAAACAAAATCGGAGAGCTGCTGCTGAAAGTTACAATCACCTTCATAGTTCATACCAAATAAATTAACCACGCGTTTGGTTCGGCAAAGAAGTCACGGCTGTTAGAATTTGTGTTTATCTCCACATTGTAATCTCAACTATAttctatctctctccctctcgtagCTGTCCAGGAGTACTTGTAACAACCGAATCCTTGAATCGGTTTCCTCTTCTTGTAAGCCACGGCAGGGCTGTTCTGCCTCTGTTCAATATAAACCAACGCGGCTCCTCATCAAAGAGTAGGAACGCTTCCCAAATCTTTCATGTTAATCAGAGCGACCTCTTTTCTTCACATCTAGCCACAAAAAACAAACCCAAATCACATCACCGTCGCCTCCATGTCGTCGTCAACAGGTGTCGCCCTCAACCTGGGTGCGCCCCCATCCGAGAAGCTTGCAAGGGGAAACTTTACCATATGGAAAGCGCAAGTTCTCCCAGCCCTGCAAGGTGCGCAGGTGACTGGTCTCTTGGACAACACCGACGCTGCTCCATCCAAGATGGTGGAGATCACCAAGGCGGACAAGACTTCGGCCATGGAGTCGAACCCGCTGNNNNNNNNNNACCGGCCATGGATCGCCAAAGATCAACAGGTCCTTGCATACCTACTCAACTCTATGACACCAGAAATCCTTGGACAGGTCATCGGGAAGGATTCTACCTTCGAGCTGTGGACAACGGTGACGACCCTCTTCGCCTCACAGTCGCAATCCAGGATCACAAACCTGAGAATAGCGATCACCACAACCAAGAAGGGCTCCATGTCAAGATCTACATTCATGGCAAAGATGAAGAACCTTGCAGATGAATTAGCTGTTGTTGGCCGTCCGGTGTCAGATCCGGAGATGGTGGACTATATCCTTGCAGGGCTAGACCGTGACTACGATCCTGTGGTTGCGGCGGTTGGTGCCGTCAAGAACTTGATCATGGCGGATGACCTCTTCGCTCAAATTTCTGCTTTTGACCAGAGGATGGAGATGCTTGGCGATTCATCTTCAGGCAGCTTTCACACATCTGCAAACGCGGCTTACAGAGGCTGTGGCCAAAACCATGGCAGATCCAACGCGGGCGAGGAGGAAGGGGGAGCGGCCGTGGTGACCGCCAGCCCTCTCCTACTGGTGGAGGCGACAACTACAGAGGACGCCCTcgtcagcaacagcagcagcagcaagggcgtGATCAGCAACAGCATGACTACGCTGGATGTCAGATATGCTACAAGCATCATCCAGGGGTGCACGCACATGTTGGTGGCGCTATGAAGAAAATGATCATGAGGAAGAGGGGGCACATGTTGTTTCCTATGGTGTAGATACCAACTGGTATGCCGACGCCGGAGCTACAAACCACATCACCGGGGAACTTGACAAGCTGACGATGCAAGAGAAGT
Above is a window of Triticum aestivum cultivar Chinese Spring chromosome 6B, IWGSC CS RefSeq v2.1, whole genome shotgun sequence DNA encoding:
- the LOC123133429 gene encoding histone H4-like, producing the protein MSGRGKGGKGLGKGGAKRHRKVLRDNIQGITKPAIRRLARRGGVKRISGLIYEETRGVLKIFLENXIRDAVTYTEHARRKTVTAMDVVYALKRQGRTLYGFGG